From one Lolium rigidum isolate FL_2022 chromosome 4, APGP_CSIRO_Lrig_0.1, whole genome shotgun sequence genomic stretch:
- the LOC124708141 gene encoding SUN domain-containing protein 1-like gives MSASTAAIPAADTNGNHALSVDSHSSQDVRRRTVVAKKVAAPEVLSEGGVNGVSGDKTASRKDTGHAVRGESAVDKPKYSSEARKAAFPSAATAEHRRKSASKQGNAKWETALSVLMKLCLLITAIAWIGQVLWRWQNGDLSFATLDMESRLSKVEGFKKTTKMLQVQLDILDKKLGDEIGKAKMDITKQFEDKGNKLETKMKALEGKTDMLDKSLSELRDMGFVSKKEFDEIVNQVNKKGGLDGTGTEITLDDIRLFAKEIVEMEIARHAADGLGMVDYALGSGGGKVVKHSEPFKKAKSILPRRSEAYKMLEPSFGQPGECFALEGSSGFVEIKLRTGIIPEAVTIEHVDKSVAYDLSSAPKDFQVSGWYQGLGDDSDKQQPTATNLGEFTYDIEKSNAQTFQLDKTTTDAQVINTVRLDFFSNHGQPDLTCIYRFRVHGSEPGSLGTTASKA, from the exons ATGTCGGCCTCAACTGCTGCGATACCGGCAGCAGATACAAATGGAAACCATGCACTAAGTGTGGATTCACATTCCAGCCAAGATGTTAGGCGGCGGACGGTTGTTGCAAAGAAGGTAGCCGCGCCCGAGGTTCTTTCTGAAGGTGGAGTTAATGGGGTCTCGGGTGATAAGACCGCTAGCAGGAAGGATACTGGTCATGCGGTCCGAGGGGAGTCAGCTGTTGACAAGCCAAAATATTCATCCGAGGCAAGGAAAGCTGCATTTCCTTCAGCAGCTACCGCTGAGCATCGAAGGAAAAGCGCTAGTAAACAAGGAAATGCCAAGTGGGAAACTGCCCTAAGTGTGCTTATGAAGCTTTGCCTTCTTATTACTGCAATTGCTTGGATTGGGCAGGTTCTCTGGAGATGGCAGAATGGAGATTTATCGTTTGCCACACTTGATATGGAAAGCAGGCTATCCAAGGTGGAGGGGTTCAAGAAGACAACCAAGATGCTTCAGGTACAATTGGACATTTTAGATAAGAAGCTAGGAGATGAGATCGGCAAAGCAAAGATGGATATCACAAAGCAATTTGAAGACAAGGGCAATAAGTTAGAGACAAAGATGAAAGCGTTGGAAGGCAAGACTGACATGTTGGATAAGTCACTTAGTGAACTGAGAGACATGGGTTTTGTCTCTAAGAAAGAATTCGATGAGATTGTGAACCAGGTAAACAAAAAAGGGGGTTTAGATGGTACTGGTACCGAGATAACCTTGGACGATATAAGGTTATTTGCCAAGGAGATAGTGGAAATGGAGATAGCAAGGCATGCAGCAGATGGCCTTGGAATGGTTGATTATGCATTAGGATCTGGTGGCGGTAAAGTCGTCAAGCATTCAGAACCTTTCAAGAAAGCTAAGAGCATTCTTCCTCGTCGTAGTGAAGCTTACAAAATGCTGGAGCCAAGTTTTGGGCAGCCAGGAGAATGTTTTGCACTGGAAGGAAGTAGTGGATTTGTGGAAATCAAGCTCAGGACAGGAATCATTCCTGAGGCAGTCACTATAGAGCATGTCGATAAG AGTGTGGCCTATGACCTGTCTAGTGCTCCCAAAGATTTCCAAGTCAGCGGATGGTACCAAGGACTAGGCGATGATTCAGATAAGCAACAACCTACGGCTACAAATTTAGGAGAGTTTACTTATGACATTGAGAAGAGCAATGCCCAGACCTTCCAACTAGACAAAACCACTACTGATGCACAGGTCATCAACACGGTTCGGCTTGACTTCTTCTCGAACCACGGGCAGCCAGATCTTACATGCATCTATCGCTTCAGGGTGCACGGCAGCGAGCCTGGCTCTCTTGGTACCACGGCATCGAAGGCTTGA